In Phaseolus vulgaris cultivar G19833 chromosome 7, P. vulgaris v2.0, whole genome shotgun sequence, the genomic stretch ACAAATGCATCTCCtacaaaaccaaaaccaaagTACATTATCAATTTATCAAGTTTCCTCAAACATTTGAATAAACAAAATCACAATCTAGCATGCCACTACAAGGATGCAATATCTATATTCCTACCACAAGTATTTTAGCAGGAAAGACTATTGGTTGAATCTTTCTAAAAAACATAATATGTATATTTATGGTATCGTAATagtgaatttttaataattatttaaaaacgaCACTTATTTACAATGAAGAATaagaaagaaatacaaaacATAGAGAAAGAGCGGAAACTATAACTTGCACGCATTTAAAACAATTGCCCATAAACTCAATTGTACATATAACTTTCCTTAACGTCTAAACACTAAAAGCGAAGAACTGTGTACCTGCTCCATTTGTGTCAACTAATTTCTCTTTAGGTAATAGTATGACAGGGTACAATTTCACTTTCCCATCCTCGGCAACACAGACAGGATCTGCACCTTGTGTGATAACGGTAATCCTTTTATGTGTTCCCGATGCCTTTGGCAACTTGGAAATCTTTAAAGCTATTTCCTCCACATTATCAGTCTAGTCAGGAAAAGAGTCAAAATACATAATAAGTAACAAATTATAACTTCAAACAGAAACTGCAAGCCTTCCTATCTTCTGAGTAATGAATGAATGATTACCTCCCAGCCTTGAACTTTAGAAAATGTTCTTGCTTCCGTCTCATTTCCAAAAACATAATCCATATATCTGAATCCAAGAATGTACATCGTTAATAAAATCAATAtgtaaatttttctttattaaaattaaagagaGAAGGATACTTACGGTAGCACTTTCACCAGTGCATCCTTGAAGAACTCACAGATAAAGGGAGCGGAAAGGTTCATCATGAAGGTCTGCATTCATGAATGGAATACTTATTTTTAGAAACTGCTAGTAAAATGAGAAGGACAAGTTCGAATCATATCTAACCTTGCTATTTGCAGCTGCGTGTTCAGCAACTAATTGAATGGAATCAGGGGATACAGTGAGGAAAAAACCAGAAATATAGAAGTACTTGGCCTTTTCAACTATTCACAAAACAAAACACACGATAACAAATGTCGGTCATCTGAATTATTCAGTATATGAGATAGAAAAGGACAATACATCAACAAGTACCTAATGCCCAATTTTCTGGTTTGATCAAATGCTCCGACTTATAGCAATTTGCAGCAGATAAGTTAGCAACGAGTGACCTGTATTAGATGCAATCAAATAGGAGGCTTCAAATACTTGTTTTACGATCAAATATATGTTAAGCTGAAgtatactatttaaaaaaaaacataaatataattattgatttctatAATAAGGAGAATAGAAACTCAAGGAAAGTTTGACCGTCAGACCTTTCACCACCAACCACACAAACAGCACAAGTTCCCGTAGGTGCAGTATCGATTTCATAGTAGTGAACCTGATTGTTGAATGAATAGAAATTTAATTTCAGAAATGAAATTCTAAGCGACAAGACAATCAAAGATAAACTTACCTTTACACCATCAAGTGAACATCTCTTCTTCATCTCCTCCCCAAATTTGTCCTTTCCTATGCAGCCTATGTAACCTGTGGCATTAGGTACTTGAAGCATCCACTGTTACAAGGTGAAGGCAGATGATTAGCTACACAACTACTGCAGACTCAGCTCACTACATAAAAGAAAGAACATACCTGAGCAACCCGGATTGAATTCTGGGTAGCACCTGCCGgtgagaaaattataaaaatcgTCAATATGAAATGTGCACTTTCATCTCTATTATTTCCCGCTCTTTTAGTAAAGCTAGAATCTGTGACTAGAAATCCAATAATTCGGATCAAGTGTATTACCTCCAGCAATGTACTCCACATTAGATTTGCTAGCCAATTCATCATACCTGAGATGATTGCCAGATcatatgaaaatttataaaaaaaacttatcctAAAAAGAAAATATCCTCCAATAAAATACTAGCCCAGAAAATAAATGTAGTAAGGAGAGAAAACTAAAAAATCTTTCTAGATGTGGAGGCTGAATATCTAACCAATAATTACATCAAGTTCTAATTTacaaattttctaaaaatatgtACATTGAGTATTTAGTAAAAGAGATAGGTAAAACTTTTGATTTTCCTGAACAACATTCTAGCATAAAGCATTAGCAGAGGGCAAAACGGATAAGTGGGTATAGCGGTTTTATACATCCCAAGGACTAGAATCacatc encodes the following:
- the LOC137828839 gene encoding adenosine kinase 2-like, whose protein sequence is MELDGVLLGMCNPLLDISAIVDDDFLQRYGIKLNDAILAEDKHKPMYDELASKSNVEYIAGGATQNSIRVAQWMLQVPNATGYIGCIGKDKFGEEMKKRCSLDGVKVHYYEIDTAPTGTCAVCVVGGERSLVANLSAANCYKSEHLIKPENWALVEKAKYFYISGFFLTVSPDSIQLVAEHAAANSKTFMMNLSAPFICEFFKDALVKVLPYMDYVFGNETEARTFSKVQGWETDNVEEIALKISKLPKASGTHKRITVITQGADPVCVAEDGKVKLYPVILLPKEKLVDTNGAGDAFVGGFLSQLVKGKPLEECVRAGCYAANVIIQRPGCTYPEKPDFH